The genomic segment TGTGGAGCGTAGTGTAACATCCGCTGCCTTTTCAAGGCCAATTGATGCCAAAGTAGTTCATTCACATACGGATCAGGCAGCGGTATTGGGCAGCCATAAGGTATTTGAAAGACAGGTGCTGGAAGAGATGAAATATAAAGCACCGATTGATTTTACGCTGGAGGTGGCTTCAAAGTTTGCTCCCATGGCGGGGGCGATGAAGGAATCTGCGGTGACAGTGGACTTGCTGGAGCAGCTGCGCAAACTGTATGACAAACGGCAAGCCAGCCTTGATCGTATATTAGCTTTGCAAAAGCAGTCTGCTGAGAAACTGGGAACAAGCTCCTTGAAGGCGCTGCTGCCGTATGGGGGGCTGGATTCCTCAAGTGCAGAGGAGGACACAGCATCATCACTTGCCGGGCGTTATGAAGATTATGCTGGCTGGGTTATCGTTGACGAGCAATTAATAGCCGCAGGCAAAGCGCCCAAATATACGCAGGAAAGAGCGGAATATAAATCAGAAGCAATTGCACTGATTAATGAGCTCAAGAAACGAACGGCCAAGGTGATGAGCGAACATATAAAGCTGCAGAGCACGGCAAAGGAACAGCTGGAGCAAGCAAGGCTGTTGAACGGGGAAATGCGGCTAATAGAAAGCAAGGAGAGACAGTCTCCTGCTTATAGCGGGTATGACCGCGTTTCTGGCAAACCAGTAGTAGGCTCTGATGCCTATACTTTGCCGTCTGTAACGGCCTCTGAATTGCAGGATATACAAAAGACAGCAGATCAGCTGATTTTACCAGATGCTTGGTTTACTGAATATAGTGCTGAACTGGACGATCAGGCACAGTTGTATACAGCATTTCATAATGAAGCGAGTGGATTCACCTCAGCTTTAACGCTGCTGCTTGACTCAGTAGATCGTTACACAACACTGCTCCGTACGGGAACAACGAAGATGATTGCGTTATATGGACAATATGAAGGTCTGTATGTCCATCCAGGCTCCATCGTTGCCAAGCGCCAGCAGGAGCTAGCCAATGGAGGGCTTGAGAAGCAGCGCAAAGAGCAAGAAAAGCAGCTAGGTTCGTTATGGAAACAGGCCGGCAATATGCTGGGGGGCTTTCAAAGCGTGGCTGGTTCAGAAGAGCAGCAGGCATTATTTAATCAGCTGGAAGAGCGCTACAAAGGAAATTTGCAATTTAATACAGTCGCAGCACAAGGTTTAAATGCTGAAACTAAAGCATTCAGCGAGGATGCCCATGCGCAGGCTGAAGCTTCTGCGGAGCTTTCTAATGGCTTGTTCGGCGGAGTAGCCGATATGCTGGAGCAGGCTAGAGATACTGTATATTTGGGCGAATATGTATTGCAGCGATATTCGGTTTTTGCCCCGCAGCAATTGAAGATGATGCTTGAAAATGGGGATACCGCTGAGCTTTCGCGGGCGCTGGCCTTTCATAATCAAGAAGCCGAATATGTCATTTATGGTTTTCATAATCGCATAGGCAATGTGGCCGCAGCTTATGGCGAACTGTTTAGCGTGCGTATGGCTATTCGTACTATGGAAGGCTTATCTACTTGCCGCTCTGCTGGACATCCCCTCTTGATTTTATCGTGTTCGCTTATTTACGGCTTGGAGAAGACGATGGAAGATATGCTCGACTTTGCTGATCGAGGATCGGCCCCATTATCTAAATATGCAAATGTGGAAATTTCGTACACGGATTATTTGCGGCTTTTTATGCTTCTGCATGGCGGAGCTAATAGAGAAGCATCCGTATCCAGAATGATTGCAGTCATTGAGCAAAATAGCGGGGTTACTCTATCGGGCGTTTCCACAGCTGTGACAGGAGAGGTACGAATATCTGCACAGCTGTGGTTTTTGCCTGGCGTTATGCAGCTGCTAGGAAGCTACGGATTATTGCAGGGAAGGGTGACGAATGGCCGCTATGAAACGACGCAGACGATTGGCTGGTCATACTGATTGCCGAGAGGGAGAGCGCGGCAGCATCGTTATGGAAGCAGCGCTGGTTATGCCAATGCTTCTGCTTGTGCTGATGGTATTCATTATTTTTATACGCATGAGTACGTTACAAATAGCGCTTCAATCAGCAGCCTCTCAATCCGCCCGGCAAATTGCCGCGCATATATATCCTGTAGAGTTAGCCTATCAGAGAGCTTCCGCATCAAAACCGGAATTTAGTGCCGCACATATGCCGCTGGCAGATTGGAGCGCGGCGGCATCTAATGCTGCTAAGTGGCTGCCTGATCCGGCAGGGGCACTAGCATCCTCTGCATTAAGCGGCGATTGGAAGCCGCTTATAGATATGGCTGCAACGGAAATTGGACGAGGAGCGATAGAGCCGCTGCTCCGTCAAAATGCAGACGAGGCTGTGCTGGAGACAGCTAGAATCAAGCTTTCAAGGCTGGCGCTGCCGGATTTGAAAAATAAGCAGCAGCCTTATTTGATTATTGAAGCGGAATATGAGTTTCCAATGCAGCTTCCTTTCATGAAGCAGAAGCTTATTTTAAGAGAGCAGGCTTCAGAGCGGGTATGGATCAGCGACGCTGCGGCGGCGCAAGATACAGCAACGCAAAATGATCCTGAACATATTCCTATTCAGATCATATCGATATCGCCTGTGCCGCTAAGGCCGGGCCACAAAGCAACCGCTATTGTGCTTACAAAGCCGGGAGTGACTGCTTCATTAAAGGTGATGTACAAAAGTGGGCAAAGCCAGGCCAAGCATCTAGGCGAGGCGACAGCGGGCAGCGACGGAATTGTCCAGTGGACCTGGCTCGTATCGGGCAATACGACGCCAGGCATGTGGGAGCTGACAGCAGCAGTGGGCGATCAGCAAGCATCCATGCATTTTCAGGTTGAGAAGAAATCAAATTAGTAGTGTGTGCAAGCCTATAGGCTTGCAAATAGAAAGGGGCAGAGTTTTATGCTCACCTTACCGTTTGCAGCGGCAGCCGTGCTGCTCATCGCTGCATTACTGACAGATTTGCGTTCCATGCTTATCCCTAACCGCTTGACCGTGTCTTTTTTTGCGGCAGGCTGCTTATATCAGACAATCTCTGGCGGCTGGAGCGGATTGTGGACGGGGCTACTCGGAGCTGTTGCAGGGTTTGTCCCGTTGTTCATTTTGCATTTGGCGAGAGGAATTGGCGCAGGGGATGTTAAGCTATTTGCTGCACTGGGTGTGTGGGTTGGCACAAGTATGGTGCTGCAAATGATGATGTATGCCATTTTATATGCAGGCTTAATTGGCGTGCTGCTAGTCTTGTTTAATAGGCCATTTAGCAGGAGGATGTTGAGTGGCTTGCTGCTGCTATTGCAACGAAGCACTGGGCCGAGACGCAAGGAGCTTGGAGGCTGGGCAGCGGGGGGAACCACCTTCCCATTTATGCTTGCAGTCGTACCCGGGGCAATAACAGCGTGGCTCATGATTACATAAGCCCAGCAGCGTATTTGTTTAACTCAGTTCAGCTGTTCATAAATTAATAGAGCTGCAAGCTAAGGGGGAGAAGCGATGGGGAACTTTATTGTAGATTATGCGATGAATCGTGGACATGAGCTAATTATGGATCGCGAGGGAGGCATACGCAGACAAGAGCTTGAAGAAGTAGAGCTGCAAATGCTGCAAGGCAGCTCTATTCCACATCTGCTGCCCATTGAATGGTTCGAGCTGAATGGGCTTATTACGTTTAGCTATCGCATAAGCGGCAAAAAATTGCTGCTTCATCGCTTGCAGATACAATCGCTGACGATGGAGAAGTTTTATGCCGTACTGCTAGGTATTATAGAAGCGCTAGATGAGTGCCATCATTATATGCTTCGTCCTGAAGGCTGCCTGCTGGAAGAGTCCTATCTATTTGTTGGCGAGCAGCTAAGTGATATTTTTCTCGTTTATATGCCTCTAAAATCGATAAATTCAGGCCAGTCTGCTCCTAACTGTATGCACTCCCTGCTAGCACTGGCAATACGATGGTCTTCTTATATAGAAGAAATAAATGGCGAGGAGTTTCAGTATCTATTGCATTTGTTAAGCAGAGAAGATGCAACGATCAGCACGATTCGTTCTCAATTGCTGGAACGCATTAGCAAAATGTATGAGGGTATATATCGCCTTCATGGCTCCGCGCCAAGCACAAGCAGGCCAAATCCAGCTAGCAGTACTAGTAATGCTATCAATGCTAATATTGCTAGCAGTCCTTATATTGCTGGCAATATGAGGCCGGACAAGGTCGGCGATTACAGCAGCTCTAATCATTATGGAGAAGCTGGCGAGTTCGGCCGTGATAGCGACAATATTAAAAAAAGCGAAACGAATCTGCAAGAGTCTTTAAATGATCGTTTTTTTGCCGACGGAGATTGGGATATAGAAGTCGAACCTCTGCCTCAATATAACTTTACTGAGGAGGAGACTGCGCCAGCTCGGAAAGGAAAATGGCTGATAAGCGCGATGATTTTTGTAGCAGTAGCATGTATATGGCGCTATATTTATTTAGCGGCCCCTTCCAGCAGTTTGCTGTTCATATGTCTAGGTTTATCGCTTATTGGTGTTGCCGGACTGCTAGCCCTATGGCTCAAAAAAAGCATAGTAGCTGAATCAGAATTAGTAGAAGAAGATAACCTAAGGGAAGATAGAAACAAAGAAGAGTTTAGCCGCTCACGTTTTAGAAGAGCCAATGAAAATGGAGAAGAAGGTGTTCAACATTCTAGCTCATCTATTGATTTGGAAGTAGCTGTGCCCCCGTTTAAAAAGAGCGTGTCATCCCAAACGGGGTCAACTAGAAGAGAGGAAGCAACGGTGCTTCTAGGGCAGCATAACAAAAAAACCACTGCCGATAGCGGATTCTCACTCCAGAGGGAGTGGGAAGGGCAAGGGCAGAGGCTTATTTGGGAGAAAGGCCGATTTACAATTGGCCGTATTGGTGAACAGGTCAGCTATGGTGACGAAGCGCAGGGAATATCACGGCTTCACCTTGAATGTAATAGAGACGATAAAGGCTGCTTCATCAAAGATCTTGGCTCTCGAAATGGAAGCATGCTGAACGGGCAAACAATGATTGCTTACAAAACCTATCCTTTTTCAGTAGGGGACATCGTCCAGCTAGCTGGGGTAAATGGTCCTAAATATGAATTGAAGCAAGGAAGCTGATGGAAGGCGCAGGCTTAGGGCTTTTTATACATATGCTCCATGGCGCTCTCGACAGTCGGATAACGGAAAACAAATCCATTGTCCAAGGCGACTCGTGGAAGTGCCCGCTGGCCATCAAGGAGCAGTGTTGCAAGCTCGCCGACCACAGCCTTCATGACAAAAGCAGGAACCGGGAACCAGTGGGGCCGATGCATCGCTTTGCCAATCGCTCTTCCAAAGCTGTCATTCGTAACAGGCTCTGGAGCTGAAGCGTTAACAGGCCCGTTCACCTTTGGCTGATCCACGCAAAAGATAATGAGACGGACAATGTCCTCCAGATGAATCCAAGATATCCATTGCTGCCCGCTGCCCATTCGTCCACCGCCAAATAACTTATAGGGCAGTGCCATTAATGGGAAAGCACCGCCGGTTTTGTTCAGGACGACGCCTACTCTTAGCTTAATGAGACGTTCTACCTTAATTGCGTCAGCAGCTTTTTCCCATTGCTTGACCACTTCAGACAAAAAGTCTGTTACGGCAGTCGGGCTGTACTCATCAAAGGTTTCGGTAGTTGACAGCCCATAGGCTGAAATGCCTGAAGCATTAACGACAACCTTCGGTTTGCCTTTTAGAGCTTGGACGATTTGGGCGATGCGTGCGGTAGCAGTTAGTCTGGAGCTTAGAATCCGCTGCTTGGCCTGGGCGGTCCATCGTTGATTGATGGATTCGCCAGCAAGGTTAATGATGGCGTCAATGCCCTCCAGCTTTTGAGGATGCTCGGCAAGCTCGCTCCATGTTACATAATGGAGGCCTTTTCCTACAGGCGAGTTTGGGCTACGTCCAGAGCGCGAAATAATCCATACTTCATCACGCCGCTCCAGAAGAGCCTTGACCAATGCTTGTCCGACAAAACCAGTACCA from the Paenibacillus sp. BIHB 4019 genome contains:
- a CDS encoding TadE family protein, giving the protein MKASRSVRLSQHLARKSCLCKRLWRRDGAVTIFSAMVLSSLLLFMSILIDYARIASLHKITEDAARAGARSVLSAFDSQLYEQYGLFGRGGTSADTIYSEVVKANVERSVTSAAFSRPIDAKVVHSHTDQAAVLGSHKVFERQVLEEMKYKAPIDFTLEVASKFAPMAGAMKESAVTVDLLEQLRKLYDKRQASLDRILALQKQSAEKLGTSSLKALLPYGGLDSSSAEEDTASSLAGRYEDYAGWVIVDEQLIAAGKAPKYTQERAEYKSEAIALINELKKRTAKVMSEHIKLQSTAKEQLEQARLLNGEMRLIESKERQSPAYSGYDRVSGKPVVGSDAYTLPSVTASELQDIQKTADQLILPDAWFTEYSAELDDQAQLYTAFHNEASGFTSALTLLLDSVDRYTTLLRTGTTKMIALYGQYEGLYVHPGSIVAKRQQELANGGLEKQRKEQEKQLGSLWKQAGNMLGGFQSVAGSEEQQALFNQLEERYKGNLQFNTVAAQGLNAETKAFSEDAHAQAEASAELSNGLFGGVADMLEQARDTVYLGEYVLQRYSVFAPQQLKMMLENGDTAELSRALAFHNQEAEYVIYGFHNRIGNVAAAYGELFSVRMAIRTMEGLSTCRSAGHPLLILSCSLIYGLEKTMEDMLDFADRGSAPLSKYANVEISYTDYLRLFMLLHGGANREASVSRMIAVIEQNSGVTLSGVSTAVTGEVRISAQLWFLPGVMQLLGSYGLLQGRVTNGRYETTQTIGWSY
- a CDS encoding TadE/TadG family type IV pilus assembly protein, producing the protein MAAMKRRRRLAGHTDCREGERGSIVMEAALVMPMLLLVLMVFIIFIRMSTLQIALQSAASQSARQIAAHIYPVELAYQRASASKPEFSAAHMPLADWSAAASNAAKWLPDPAGALASSALSGDWKPLIDMAATEIGRGAIEPLLRQNADEAVLETARIKLSRLALPDLKNKQQPYLIIEAEYEFPMQLPFMKQKLILREQASERVWISDAAAAQDTATQNDPEHIPIQIISISPVPLRPGHKATAIVLTKPGVTASLKVMYKSGQSQAKHLGEATAGSDGIVQWTWLVSGNTTPGMWELTAAVGDQQASMHFQVEKKSN
- a CDS encoding A24 family peptidase, with amino-acid sequence MLTLPFAAAAVLLIAALLTDLRSMLIPNRLTVSFFAAGCLYQTISGGWSGLWTGLLGAVAGFVPLFILHLARGIGAGDVKLFAALGVWVGTSMVLQMMMYAILYAGLIGVLLVLFNRPFSRRMLSGLLLLLQRSTGPRRKELGGWAAGGTTFPFMLAVVPGAITAWLMIT
- a CDS encoding DUF6382 domain-containing protein, with amino-acid sequence MGNFIVDYAMNRGHELIMDREGGIRRQELEEVELQMLQGSSIPHLLPIEWFELNGLITFSYRISGKKLLLHRLQIQSLTMEKFYAVLLGIIEALDECHHYMLRPEGCLLEESYLFVGEQLSDIFLVYMPLKSINSGQSAPNCMHSLLALAIRWSSYIEEINGEEFQYLLHLLSREDATISTIRSQLLERISKMYEGIYRLHGSAPSTSRPNPASSTSNAINANIASSPYIAGNMRPDKVGDYSSSNHYGEAGEFGRDSDNIKKSETNLQESLNDRFFADGDWDIEVEPLPQYNFTEEETAPARKGKWLISAMIFVAVACIWRYIYLAAPSSSLLFICLGLSLIGVAGLLALWLKKSIVAESELVEEDNLREDRNKEEFSRSRFRRANENGEEGVQHSSSSIDLEVAVPPFKKSVSSQTGSTRREEATVLLGQHNKKTTADSGFSLQREWEGQGQRLIWEKGRFTIGRIGEQVSYGDEAQGISRLHLECNRDDKGCFIKDLGSRNGSMLNGQTMIAYKTYPFSVGDIVQLAGVNGPKYELKQGS
- a CDS encoding TIGR01777 family oxidoreductase — translated: MRIAVAGGTGFVGQALVKALLERRDEVWIISRSGRSPNSPVGKGLHYVTWSELAEHPQKLEGIDAIINLAGESINQRWTAQAKQRILSSRLTATARIAQIVQALKGKPKVVVNASGISAYGLSTTETFDEYSPTAVTDFLSEVVKQWEKAADAIKVERLIKLRVGVVLNKTGGAFPLMALPYKLFGGGRMGSGQQWISWIHLEDIVRLIIFCVDQPKVNGPVNASAPEPVTNDSFGRAIGKAMHRPHWFPVPAFVMKAVVGELATLLLDGQRALPRVALDNGFVFRYPTVESAMEHMYKKP